In Nymphaea colorata isolate Beijing-Zhang1983 chromosome 3, ASM883128v2, whole genome shotgun sequence, a genomic segment contains:
- the LOC116250362 gene encoding UPF0496 protein At4g34320-like — protein sequence MQKEAMGIKYFIKACLSRNTPVAAGLYSTLARRYERACKKYPELLKYDEALQATLKGIKDGVRPGKDGTDESSSLSFDSLTQATTCLLHTNDCAAKEILAYKEDIRNNNQLHDIVKEYFDLSYTTLDFLYGLQGRLNELREKLAMLCSSFQHPTSMETKALALEEFRGCKGFTADLHVSLMKVITAHTSFLLKLQGWKGKSEKRINILRRRRKMVYVIFVTVFVCAVVCSILAAALHAPPLLAALPAAAATVTSWGPMTSWVENLWKGEESHLQSGVQIAERVNRSNSVVIHELRGIELSVKALMDQKAILESNTDFIIRRGDDNFLLNNMKSIMERSRRLIERMDKLDEQVTTCCSSIENRRSDILERIRNCTEPQEAETGTSPSWCCM from the coding sequence ATGCAGAAGGAAGCCATGGGAATTAAGTATTTCATCAAAGCATGCCTCAGCCGCAATACTCCGGTCGCCGCTGGTTTATACTCTACCCTCGCCCGACGATACGAACGCGCGTGCAAGAAATACCCCGAGCTGTTGAAGTACGATGAAGCCTTGCAAGCGACATTGAAGGGCATCAAGGACGGCGTCCGCCCTGGAAAGGACGGGACGGACGAGTCATCTTCCCTGTCCTTTGATTCCCTCACACAGGCAACGACCTGCCTTCTCCACACCAACGACTGTGCCGCCAAGGAGATTTTGGCCTACAAGGAGGACATACGGAACAACAACCAACTCCACGACATTGTCAAGGAGTATTTCGACCTCAGCTACACGACGCTGGACTTCTTGTATGGTTTGCAAGGCCGCCTCAATGAGTTGAGGGAAAAACTAGCGATGCTCTGCTCCTCCTTCCAGCATCCTACCTCCATGGAGACGAAGGCGTTGGCGCTTGAGGAATTTAGAGGGTGCAAGGGCTTCACTGCTGACTTACATGTGTCACTGATGAAGGTAATCACGGCACACACCTCCTTTCTCCTGAAGCTTCAGGGATGGAAAGGCAAATCGGAGAAGAGAATCAATATCTTGCGGAGGCGACGCAAGATGGTCTACGTCATATTCGTCACCGTCTTCGTGTGTGCTGTGGTATGCTCGATTCTCGCAGCTGCTCTCCATGCCCCACCATTATTAGCAGCGCTTCCAGCAGCTGCCGCTACTGTAACCAGTTGGGGTCCGATGACCTCATGGGTGGAAAACCTGTGGAAAGGGGAAGAGAGCCATTTGCAGTCGGGCGTGCAGATTGCGGAGAGGGTGAATAGGAGCAACTCTGTTGTGATACATGAATTGAGGGGCATCGAACTCTCCGTGAAGGCATTGATGGACCAAAAGGCAATTTTAGAAAGCAACACGGACTTCATTATCAGGAGAGGGGATGACAACTTTCTTCTTAACAATATGAAGTCAATCATGGAGAGATCGCGCCGTCTGATTGAGAGAATGGATAAGTTGGACGAACAAGTGACTACATGCTGCTCCAGCATTGAGAATAGGAGGAGTGACATATTGGAGAGGATCAGAAATTGTACCGAGCCTCAAGAAGCTGAGACGGGTACTTCTCCAAGTTGGTGTTGTATGTAA